TGCGCCGCCGAATCCGCCTGCGCCTGCGCCACGCTGTCCCGAACGGCTTGTTCCCGCGCGAGGCTGTCGGCCAGCGCGCTCCGATAGGCGTCCGCCTCGTGCTGATGGAGGACGGCCAGGGCTCCGGGCGCGTCGACGCTGTCGGAAGTGACCACGACGCGCACATCGTCCAATGGGAGTTCCGGATCGAGGTAGTCGTCGAGGGAGACGCCGAGGCTGATGGAGTCCTCGACGGTAACGCGCGCGAGCCGGGCCGAGGTGGTGTCGCGCGCCAGCAGCGCGACCTCGAGCACAATCGTCGTGTCGGCGGCTTCGCCAGCGCCGTTCAATGGGGCCGGACGCGTTCCCTGGGGCTCGGTGAAGTCGGGCTGGGCGTTCCGGTTGCGGTCCAGGTAGGCGCTCACCACATAGTCGCCCGCCGGCAGGTAGCGCAGCGCGAAGATCCCCGCGCTGTCGGTGACGGCGGTGTGCACCACGCCGCTTTCGGCGACCGCCGCATCCACCCGCGCGTCACGAAGGGGCTCGCCCGTAAGCCGGTCGACGACCGAGCCCGCGACAACGTTGGGGGTGAACTCCGGCCCGGTCGAGAAAAACAGTTCGAAGGGTTCCTGAAGGGCATTGCCGAACATGTCCTGAATGACCGGCAGCACCGTCACGCGGTAGATGTGCCCGGCCTCGAATCCGCCCAGAGCGCGCACCGTGAGTCCCTCGCGGCCGTGCGACACGCGCACCTCGCCCGAGGCCGGCGACACCACCACCGACTGGTCCAGGGTGCCCGCGCTGGGTCGCTCGCTGATGCGCTCGCTGAAGCGGAGGGTCACCGGAGAACGGAAGGGCTCAACGGTGGAGAATGTATCCGGCTCGCTCAGGATCACGATCGGGGGAAGCCGGTCGGGAGGGCCGCCGGGAGGGGTGGCTTCGCGCGCACACCCCGCCATCAGCGCGCCGAGCAGAGCGGGCAGCAGCAGGGGCGTCCGCCCCGGATCCCTGCCCCGCGGCCGTTCGAATGCGGGGATCACCGGTGCGCCAGCGCCGCCAGTTTCTCCTGCAGCTTGTCGTGCTGTTCGCGGAAACTGGCGAGCTTGTCGCGCTCGTGGGCCACAACCCGTTCGGGCGCGCGCTCGAGAAAATTCCGGTTGGCCAGCTTGCGCCGGGCCCCGTGCATCTGTCCGCCGAGGCGCGCGACCTCCCGCCGGAGGCGGTCCCGCTCCCGGTCCAGGTCGATGACGTCCTCGAGCGGAATGAAGACTTCGGCGCCGTTCTGCAGGACCGCATGCGCGCCTACGCCGCGAGGCCTTCCGTCGAGCATCACCGCCTCGACGCGCGCGAGCCTCGCGATCGCCTCTGCCCCGGCGGCCAGCGTCTCCGTGAAACCGGGGGGCACCGAGGTGAGGACAACCCTTACCCGCCGGCCCTCCCCGACCCCGTATTCCTTGCGCAGGCGCCGAACCCCGGTGATGAGTTCCTGCAGAGCCGCCATCTCACGTTCCACCCCGGGCGCCTCCCACCGGGACTGCGCCTCGGGCCACGGCGCCACCATCAGCGCGGGAGGGCGTTCGGCGCCCTCCGGAAGCCGCAACCGTTCCCACAGCGCCTCGGTAACGAACGGCACGACGGGGTGAAGCAGCCTCAGGATGGTGTCGAAGGCGCGGGCCAGCGTCGCCCTGGCCGCCGTCCGGCTCGCCTCCCCCGCATCGCCGCGAAGGCGGGGCTTGACCATCTCCAGGTACCAGTCGGCGAACTCGCCCCAGAAGAGCTGGCGCAGCCGCTCCGCGGCCTCGTGCAGCCGGAACGCTTCGAGCGCCTGCGTCACCTCCCGGCAGGAGACGGACAATCGCGACAGCATCCAGCGGTCGGCCAGCTCCAGATCCTCCTCCACATCCTCGGGACGCGGAGCTGGTTCGTCCCCGAGGTTCGCGAGCGTAAAGCGGCCGGCGTTCCAGAGCTTGTTGGCGAAGTTGCGCCCCGGCGCGAACGAAGCCTCCAGATCGGTGTGGTCCAGGCGGATGTCCGCTCCCACCCCGCATTCGGCCACCATCGTATAGCGCAGCGCATCGGCTCCGAAGCGCCTGACCACCTCGAGCGGATCGATCCCGTTGCCGCGGGACTTGGACATCTTGTGCCCGCTGATGTCGCGCACCGTGCCGTGCAGATACACTTGGGTGAAGGGCGTCTCCCCCATGACTTCGAACCCGGACATGATCATCCGGGCGACCCAGAAGAAGAGGATCTCCGGGGCGGTGGAGAGGACGTGCCCGGGGTAGAAGACATCGAGGTCCTCGGATTCCTCGGGCCACCCGAAAACCGAGAAGGGCCACAGCCAGGACGAGAACCAGGTATCGAGCACGTCGGGATCCTGCTCCAGGTCCCCGGAGCCGCAGGTCGGACAGGCGTCCGGGTCCTCCAGCGCGGCGAAGATGTTGTCGCACCCGCAGTACCAGACGGGGATGCGGTGCCCCCACCACAACTGCCGCGAGACGCACCAGTCGCGGATGTTCTCCATCCACTTCTCGTAGTCGTTGCGGCGTCGCTCGGGGACGAAGGTCACGACGCCGTCGCGCGAAGCCTGGAGCGCCGGTTCGGCGAGCGGTTCCATGCGCACGAACCACTGCTTGCTCAACCGGGGTTCGACCACCGTGTCGCAGCGATAGCAGCGCGGCACGGTGTGCGGGTGCGGCTTCGAGCCGGCTACCAATCCGCCCGCCTCCAGCGCCTTCAGCACGGCGCCGCGTCCCTCCTCGCGGCTCATCCCGCGAAAGGCCGGCGGGACGTTCTCGTTCAGACGCGCATCCCGGGTGAGGATGTTCAGGAGCGGAGCCCCG
The genomic region above belongs to Gammaproteobacteria bacterium and contains:
- a CDS encoding Ig-like domain-containing protein, with product MIPAFERPRGRDPGRTPLLLPALLGALMAGCAREATPPGGPPDRLPPIVILSEPDTFSTVEPFRSPVTLRFSERISERPSAGTLDQSVVVSPASGEVRVSHGREGLTVRALGGFEAGHIYRVTVLPVIQDMFGNALQEPFELFFSTGPEFTPNVVAGSVVDRLTGEPLRDARVDAAVAESGVVHTAVTDSAGIFALRYLPAGDYVVSAYLDRNRNAQPDFTEPQGTRPAPLNGAGEAADTTIVLEVALLARDTTSARLARVTVEDSISLGVSLDDYLDPELPLDDVRVVVTSDSVDAPGALAVLHQHEADAYRSALADSLAREQAVRDSVAQAQADSAAQAEAAAGDTTAAADPEAAPGPAETEPAPPPAPAAQDAPEAGEAEQEEPTAQQTFVVILDGVLVPEVPYEVEISNITNINGVGGGGGTVGFTRPAPPPPPEDTTQAEADSVATDTIPAAPGDTLPPADSTARDTIPAAADAPGEATPDDTLTVPADSTARDTIPLPADSVRRDTIPSPAADSLRRDTVSAPPGDSVRRDTVALLPATNLPLRARRARMPPARSRFSRGSPPRTAR
- a CDS encoding valine--tRNA ligase; this translates as MTDLNLPPRLDPGRIEPRIYRRWLDGGYFRMTAERAREQGTEPFVVVIPPPNVTAVLHMGHGLNNTIQDVLVRWRRMQGRAALWVPGTDHAGIATQNVVERQLAAEGKTRHDLGREAFLARTWEWIDRTGGLILEQLRAIGCSCDWERTRFTLEPALSKAVRTVFVRLFEKGLVYRGEYIVNWCPRCLTALSNEEAEGHEVEGTLYDLRYPLEKAAWDRAAEARRLGGSLDRADDGSWYLTVSTTRPETMLGDTAVAVNPQDERYAGLIGAQAVLPLAGRRIPIVGDDFVDRDFGTGMVKVTPAHDINDFEISRRSGAPLLNILTRDARLNENVPPAFRGMSREEGRGAVLKALEAGGLVAGSKPHPHTVPRCYRCDTVVEPRLSKQWFVRMEPLAEPALQASRDGVVTFVPERRRNDYEKWMENIRDWCVSRQLWWGHRIPVWYCGCDNIFAALEDPDACPTCGSGDLEQDPDVLDTWFSSWLWPFSVFGWPEESEDLDVFYPGHVLSTAPEILFFWVARMIMSGFEVMGETPFTQVYLHGTVRDISGHKMSKSRGNGIDPLEVVRRFGADALRYTMVAECGVGADIRLDHTDLEASFAPGRNFANKLWNAGRFTLANLGDEPAPRPEDVEEDLELADRWMLSRLSVSCREVTQALEAFRLHEAAERLRQLFWGEFADWYLEMVKPRLRGDAGEASRTAARATLARAFDTILRLLHPVVPFVTEALWERLRLPEGAERPPALMVAPWPEAQSRWEAPGVEREMAALQELITGVRRLRKEYGVGEGRRVRVVLTSVPPGFTETLAAGAEAIARLARVEAVMLDGRPRGVGAHAVLQNGAEVFIPLEDVIDLDRERDRLRREVARLGGQMHGARRKLANRNFLERAPERVVAHERDKLASFREQHDKLQEKLAALAHR